The DNA segment gttaaaaatcatTCTTGACTCACAGGCCTTTAAAGAGAGGCAAGTGGGCTAGATTTGGCCCATTAGTGCAGTTTGATGACCCTTTTCCTACAGCATAATAACCTCTACATTAAATGCCCTTACTAAATATCCTGTAGTCTCTGAATGTATTCCCACGCCACTTAGGGACTAGGTATATGGAGCACTTCACATCCTAAAATTTTCAGGTTAACAGAACTCTGAAGACTTCCTCACAATTGCTCATTGGACAGTTGATTTCAAATGGTTATTAAAACAatcatttcaggggcttccctggtggcgcagtggttgagagtccgcctgccgacgcaggggacggggttcgtgccccggtctgggaggatcccacatgccgtggagcctctgggcccgtgagccgtgcccgctgggcctgcacttctggagcctgtgctccacaacgggagaggcctcaacagtgaggcccgcgtacccaaaaaaaccaaaaacaatcatttcacttatatgaaatttACAAAGGAATTTATCAGACTAAAATCACATTGATGTAAATACTTTTGATGTCTCTATTTTTATCACAGCAACTTGGCCAATTCTTCTTGGTGTCCCATTTACCCAGTTAAAAGCCTGCAAGTATACTATATATTACCCTGAGATGGCACAGCTCAGTGGTAGGCACAACTTCATCTGTAGGAAAGATTCAAACCTCATACTGCCACCATTTTGGATACCATTTACAGTCATGTCACAACACTATGATCTTTCTTCTTAGTAGTATCTTCCCTGTACTAGAAATTTTCAGAATATTCAACAGTTGTGGTAGAAGGCTGATTCTAAGCTCAGAAAGGTAGTATGGATTATAAATCTTTGTGTGTGACTGAACACACCAGTAATTtgttaaaatgaaaggaaatcagACCCAATTTACCTGTATAATCAACATTTATTGGACAAAATTATTAGCAAGTAGCACAAAAACAATTCATACAATCTGTTTGGTACCCTCAATGAAATCCCAGTTCTGTTACTCTAGATGCTTCAACCTTGCCTAAAAAGTTCTCCTCAGGCAGGTTTGTTAGCTTCTCTGAAGGCATAATTGTTAAACTTATAGTCAGCATTAGGCTAAAAGCCTCCAAAATCAATCCCAGATTTCACATTAACCCTAGATGCCATTCTAAAGAACAGAGGATGTAGAGTTTACCAGATCTATGCCATTTCTAAGGGACGGGAAAAGTATTTAGGCAATTCCAATATATAAAATGTCACCAATTTCAAGGACAAGAGCCCATTTCTAACATCTGTTATATAATAGGAATAGCTTCTGAAGGGCATACAGTAGCTGCTTTGGGAATGTGACCTTTTTGATTAAATAGTAGCTGATCACTCCTGGGAAATAAATTCTTGTTAACATATTtagattaaaaagaatataagcTCTATAAAGGCAAGGATTTTTGTCGGTTTTGTTCAGTGCTGTACCTGgcccacagtaagtgctcaaacaTTTGCTCAATGAGTAAATATGGTGACTTTGCTGGAGGATTAAAGTAAGTTACAGACATTATAATAAACATGTTTTGGCCACAAACATCCTTAATGCAACCACAATAAAAATTAGGTTTGAAACATACAGTCCTACTTTACAGAGTTCAAGAGCTTAAAAGTGAGGGGACGCATCCAGGTAAGAGAACATGCACTCTAGCCTTCCATTACTGGATATTATATACTTTCTCTAAGATTGTACCAACCTAGCAACCATAACAGAGGTCCACTTAATCTAAAAATTAAACTGGCACTTACAGCAAATATATTGTGGGCCTACATTTTCTGTATAGCTTTTAACTCCTTTTTTCAAAATCCTTCCCTTGCTTTTggataatttctaaatatttcaccATATTATCTGCATCATACTAAACCTTGGCCAACCcttaaatgttaaaggaaaaacaatctATTTCCTAATGAGTATAATAAACCTTCATGTATAAATACTTTTTCTGTTCAGCCCCTGTAAAGCCACCAGATAATctgtaaaaagttttaaaacatgaatCAGAGCCGAGTTTTAAGAACTTAGCTATGAATGGCTGAGATCATTACCCATTTAATATAGTCCCCGCGAAGAATAACAGAATgtgtaaaatgaaatgaaggtCCCTTAGAGTTTGAAATTCTTCTGGCGCAAAATCCTGTCTTCTTTGTTCAAGTTTGTAGTCATTTTCAGGATCCACTCCAGGAGCCAAAATTCTTAATTTAGGTACCAGGCAAACCATTCTGTAAAAACCAAATAATTGTCaacaatgtttcctttttctttccctttaaatacTTTATGCCAACTTTTGAAAACTTTGTCTTAGTTATTTGCCTATTCCTAAATGACTTTCATATTGATAAGAGCAAAAAAAGGCCTATTCTTTGTAAGTCTTCCATTTTCTATCCAGAGCTGAAAATTcggatcatttttaaaaacaaaaacaaaaaaacccccactacATTTGAAGTATCACTCTACCAAATATCAGGAGGAGTGGGTGGAAAGATTCTCCtttacaaatgacaaaggattttaTAGAAACACCCATCTTCCATTGGTCCCACTGAACCCTCGGCCACACCATTCAAGAAatccaaggagggcttccctggtggcgcagtggttgagagtccgcctgccgatgcaggggacgcggattcgtgccccggtccgggaggatcccacatgcggagcggctaggcccgtgagccatggccactgggcctgcgcgtccggagcctgtgctccgcaacgggagaggccacaacagtgaaaggcctgcgtaccgcaaaaaaaaaaaaaaaaaaaaaaaaaaaggaatcagagaCAATGGGGCCTCACCAACAGTGAGTTTATGCCCAAATTTTTTCCAAAatggggggctgggggtgagagaaGAAGACATAATTACCGCAAATTCAATAAGCATGATGACTGAGAGAAATGAACTTACAGTGAGTAAACGATTAGCTCCAAAGCCCAAAGGAGCCGTTTAATGACTAAATGAGCTGCACCGCTTTTCCTCCTTCAGCTCACTGCTCCTCTCCTGAAATCGTCCCTTGTTATCATCTCAGTCCTGTGTCCACCTTGTTCTGCTCCCTCAACCCCCTTCTCTAGGTTCCCTTCCTTCATCCTCTGCCAAAACTGTCTTCTCAGAGGGGGTGGCAATGAAAATGGATTTTCCAAACGGAATCTAGAGTTTTGTGACTTATCAGTTGGTGTTTTGGAGCGTGCGGGTGTGTATATAAAACAAAGcgggaaatcaaaaaatgagaCCCAGGCTTCCGGGAGGAGAAGTGAGTGAATaaagttaacatttactgaaatgggaaCACTGAAAAACAAGGTCATTTGAGTAAGAAGTCAAGAGTCCAGTTCTGGACCTATCTGAGATAACCGTGCACGGCCTGCTCACGGTCAAACCGTTGTACAGTAACAGCAGCTTTAGCTGAGCGCTGACTGCTAACAGGCAATGTGCAAATAAATCGCTTTTAGATAAGTTAGCGGTTTATCTAAAACACCATGCCACAACACCGCACCCCTATGACCTGGTTACTATTGGTCccaaatggtaaatgggaatataAAGCTCCAAAAAGCCAAATAACGTCTCCCGTTTCTTCGTGGTAGCGCAGGAACTCAAACCCAGCCTCTTTCCTCCCAacacagaacaaaaaaattattaagccAAGTTTCCTCTACACCTCATCTGAACACCCTCACTGAGGTGCCAAGGAAGGACATGTTCACTCTGGTCTTCATTCCACTCCCGCGCCTACCCGATCCTGCCACTCGCCATCTGGATGATGGTGGACAGGCCATAACTTTCCGTAATGCAATTTCCCCGCCTCTCCCGCACCCACCTCCCCAAACTGGCGTAGATGGTCTCTAAGCCCCTTACCACTTCAACGCTGCGTTAAGAGTACTCACCAGGGCAAAAAATACACGAAGAAAAACAACACCACGTCTAAGAGGACGAAGAGCCAGAGATCCAACCAGTAGGAATGTTTTGGTAACCGGTCTGCCCCGGACTGAGGCCGCACTTCGTGGTTCTGCTGCGGCCTCTCGGCTTCACCCAAGCCTCGCCGCTCCCGCGGACCATCCCGACCATCTTCGGCCGTCGAGCCCACCTCCATTTCGCAACAGTCGCCGCGCCACAATCTGAGTAGCCGGAAATCCTCAGCTCCCACTCTTCCGCGTTCACCTCGCCGGAAAAGCGGACAAAGTCCGACGCCCACCGCCCCCCAACGCATGCGCTGTTCCCCGCCCCGGAAATGGACCCTGTACCCGCCCCGGAAATGGGTCTTGTACCCGCCCCTCCCAGCGAGTAGGCGACGCCCGTCGGTCTGCTGCCTCCGTGACTGCGGACGGACAGCGACGTTTCCACCTGGAGGCGGGGGAAGCTGCCCGCCCGTTCCGCCCTGCAGCGTCCAGGTGGGAAGCCGGTTATTCAGGTTTCGCTAGAAGGAATACTCTCTGGCCGGACCAGAAGTCACTTCACGTCCCATTCCTGACAGGTGATGGATTCCACCTGGGAAGTGCCCATGGTCGCCTCTCCTTATCCCTGTATTCCTTTTGGTCCTTATGCCAAGGTTTTAAAAGAGCCTCCTCTAATGGGTTTTGTCCTGTCCCTAGCATGTTACACTTATTTGATTAAATTCTGGAAACAGCTCTAATGAGGTTGACATCATAAGTATGAGCGTAAGTTTCTAAAGGGGCCAGAGAGCAAAACGTGAGAATTTTGTATGTACCTCAAAGGAGTGAATTTAAGAATATTCCAAGGGTTTGGGAGTGTGATTCCCCCGTGACATTAGAATGTTAGCGGAAAGAAAATGATTTACCATTGTAGGCAAGGGAAAATTCTCCTCTACTCTCTTTGGGTCTCCAGCTGGGCATAAGAactaaattgacataagacaggttaacaggagaaaagcatagaAGTGGTTTTTAGGggggggggtttgtttgtttgtttgtttgtttgtttttacatgtACATGGGAACCTTAACAAGAGAATGAAGACCTGAGGAAGTGACATGGGCAGAAAGCTTTTCTAccttttagaaaaagaaacaagtaagaCAGAGAGGTTTGGTTAGGGGTAGTAAATTGTGGAGAAATGACTAGGAAGATAAGGGTTAGTTTAACAAGGTTTGTTTGTATGGATTTTTTGTTCCAATTTCCCATCTctggtgataaaaatatttttcttcctcctgaTGTAGGGAGGGCATCTTTTACATGGGAATTTTATCTCcttcaggaagaaaaaggaaggtcCGAGTGACCTTCTAGCACCAGCTGTTTCTCAAATGCCTTTAACtgaaaatattcaatatgccaaagtgacatattttggggtgacatgCTCTGAACTCCTTCATTCCCCTGTCTGAAACTTCCCGAGAAGTTTCACATAAACTCGCTTGAGTTAGTGGCTGTGGAGAGAAGAATTAGGTTAGCAGCTGAGTGGCAAGGGATCTGCAAAGGGAGAGAAGAACATAGATTAGAATGAggatgaataaacagaaaataacaaatctaAGCACATTTCCCCATATCCCGTTAAATCAGTCTCTCATCCCTGGGAATAGGTCAGTCCAATAGAATGGCTGAGCCTCGTTTATCTGATGGAGGGTGTTTATCTTATCTTCAAAAGGTGCAGATTAGACATTATTTGTCCCAGGTGATTTACATAGAAGCAGCATGTTTCATCAGTGACGGCACAAGCTCTTCTTTCTTGGGCTGTCAGTGTGTCCAGGGCAAGAAGATTTTCAAGTCCAGCAGAGGCTACTAACTTCTGACTGAAAGGCTTCCGACATTTGCATACCAATATTGAACTTTGTTCTGTTACTATGGAAAGATTTAGAACTGCCTTTTCCAACTCATAAGTTCCAAAGCCTAAGAAAAAGGATCTTAGTACTGAAAAGAACTTAGACTTGTGTATACAAGCCAGTTTTCTGTAATATCTGGTCTAGTGTGTTTATGTGGCCCTACTTTATGAACAAAGAAGCTGAAGTTTTAAATTGGGCTGGCATTTAAAATGGAGTATCGGGTGACAGAGGGTGTCAGGAATTCGAGTCCACATTTTTCTGACCATCCAGGTAGGAGCCCTTTATATACCTTATCTCACATGAGATAAAAAGACTAGTATTGTTCCTGGATAAGGTCAGAATGGAACTTGTGACATATTAGGTTGGGGTTTGGTGTATCTTGTCACCTGTCATATTGGCATCTGTACATCTCCATCTTCTGTGTATCCCTGTCAGTCTGTAGGAGCAGAATAGGTTGTGAAATATCTGATATAGGAGGCCTACAGTTAGGTCTTAGTAGCTGTAAGGCTTGGTTTTGTTACCTGACCAACTTAGTCTGAATTTGTGGTCTGCTTATATGTAATCTTTCGTCTTTGACAGCTAATGAGGGGAGCAACTGAGCTACCCTAGGTTACACGAGGGTGGCTTAGGAGTCAGCCATAACATCTGGTGATTTGGCCA comes from the Kogia breviceps isolate mKogBre1 chromosome 6, mKogBre1 haplotype 1, whole genome shotgun sequence genome and includes:
- the C6H4orf3 gene encoding uncharacterized protein C4orf3 homolog is translated as MRWGAVGVGLCPLFRRGERGRVGAEDFRLLRLWRGDCCEMEVGSTAEDGRDGPRERRGLGEAERPQQNHEVRPQSGADRLPKHSYWLDLWLFVLLDVVLFFFVYFLP